From Yersinia hibernica, a single genomic window includes:
- a CDS encoding amino acid ABC transporter permease, giving the protein MTYQLNFSALWPYLPELFSGLLITMELTAMATIGGIALGVVGAAIRCSDNHRLDRVILRRMWGGYVEIVRNTPFVVQLFFIVFGLPALGLKLSAGQAAVLAMTINLGAYSTEIIRAGIQASAKGQWEAGRVLGLSRSQTFFRVILPPSLQRIYPALVSQCIIVMLGSAVVSQVSFEELTFAANLIQSRTFLSFEVYLVTTLLYLLLSIVMRQLLLAAGRRFFGSRA; this is encoded by the coding sequence ATGACCTATCAGCTGAATTTTTCTGCTCTGTGGCCCTATCTGCCCGAGTTGTTCTCGGGCCTGCTTATCACCATGGAGCTAACGGCGATGGCAACAATCGGCGGTATTGCATTGGGGGTTGTGGGTGCGGCAATCCGCTGTAGTGATAATCATCGGCTTGATAGGGTTATATTGCGGCGGATGTGGGGCGGTTATGTCGAAATTGTACGTAATACCCCTTTTGTGGTGCAGCTATTTTTCATCGTTTTTGGTTTACCGGCGCTGGGGTTGAAATTAAGTGCTGGGCAGGCGGCAGTGTTGGCGATGACCATAAATTTAGGCGCTTACAGTACCGAGATTATCCGTGCCGGGATCCAAGCCAGTGCCAAAGGCCAGTGGGAGGCCGGTCGCGTGCTAGGGCTGAGCCGCAGTCAGACTTTTTTCCGGGTGATTTTGCCGCCGTCATTGCAGCGGATTTATCCGGCGCTGGTCAGTCAGTGCATTATTGTGATGCTCGGTTCTGCGGTGGTTTCGCAGGTATCGTTTGAAGAACTGACCTTTGCCGCCAACCTGATTCAGTCGCGCACCTTCCTCAGTTTTGAGGTCTATCTGGTCACCACACTGCTGTATCTGTTGCTGTCGATTGTGATGCGCCAGTTGCTATTAGCGGCTGGGCGTCGATTCTTTGGGAGCCGTGCCTAA
- a CDS encoding transporter substrate-binding domain-containing protein, producing the protein MSMKKRMLALVGAALILIQTPAVLADQLEQIQQRGVLRVAVPQDFPPFGSVGTDLQPQGYDIDMAHYLADKMKLKLQLVPVTSANRVPYLQTDKVDLVISSLGKNPEREKAIAFSRAYAPFFLGVFGGKDDALKQPEQLAGKTVGVTRGAVEDMVLSDIAPKDAQIKRYEDNNTTLSAYLSGQVDYLATGNLVVSALARQNPSQAPVAKFMLKDSPCYIGLRQGEPALKAKVDALIAEALQDKTLNGLSEKWLKAPLPADLGA; encoded by the coding sequence ATGAGCATGAAAAAGCGGATGTTGGCGTTAGTGGGGGCGGCACTGATATTGATTCAAACTCCCGCAGTATTAGCTGATCAATTAGAACAAATTCAACAACGTGGCGTATTGCGCGTCGCGGTGCCACAGGATTTTCCGCCATTTGGTTCTGTCGGAACCGATCTTCAGCCACAAGGGTATGACATCGATATGGCCCATTATTTGGCTGATAAGATGAAACTAAAGTTGCAACTGGTGCCGGTGACCAGTGCTAACCGGGTGCCCTATCTGCAAACCGACAAAGTGGATTTGGTGATTTCCAGCTTGGGTAAAAATCCTGAGCGGGAAAAAGCCATTGCTTTCAGTCGTGCTTATGCACCGTTTTTCCTTGGGGTTTTTGGCGGCAAAGATGATGCGCTGAAACAGCCGGAACAACTGGCGGGTAAAACTGTCGGGGTGACGCGGGGCGCGGTGGAAGACATGGTATTGAGTGATATTGCGCCGAAAGATGCCCAAATAAAACGTTATGAGGATAACAACACCACGCTATCGGCGTATTTGTCAGGTCAGGTGGATTATTTGGCCACCGGAAATCTGGTGGTCAGTGCCTTGGCGCGCCAGAACCCATCACAGGCGCCGGTCGCGAAATTTATGTTGAAAGATTCACCTTGTTACATTGGCCTGCGTCAGGGCGAGCCAGCACTGAAGGCTAAGGTGGACGCACTGATCGCGGAAGCTTTGCAAGATAAAACTCTTAATGGTTTGTCCGAAAAATGGCTGAAAGCTCCGTTACCTGCCGACCTTGGTGCATAA
- a CDS encoding MurR/RpiR family transcriptional regulator has protein sequence MRQIDERLRAHYAQLTPQEQRVTDFIFANFDDLISYNSAELARLSGVSKATVSRLFKRLGYSSYREVREGVRTLRQSGMPLTDNRDAVQGNTLLARHYKQEMANLTQWVNQLDSQQFSEIITAMVRASRILLLGLRNSYPVALHLRQQLLQVRPSVQLIPQAGQTLAEELVDITPRDVVIVVAFRRRPPVIREILLQMQVQGAPTLLICEPQAQSLLPLARWCLTTPLDSVSAFDSYSSAMSLANLLSNALLHGMLAQGRQRIHQITDLYDSFGELEPR, from the coding sequence ATGAGACAGATTGACGAGCGCTTGCGGGCACATTACGCACAATTAACCCCGCAAGAACAGCGTGTTACCGATTTTATTTTTGCGAACTTTGATGATCTGATCAGTTATAACAGTGCCGAGTTGGCGCGGTTGAGCGGGGTATCTAAAGCGACTGTCAGCCGGTTATTTAAACGGCTGGGATACAGTAGTTATCGCGAGGTGCGAGAAGGGGTGCGAACCTTGCGCCAAAGTGGAATGCCGCTAACAGATAACCGCGATGCGGTGCAAGGAAATACTCTGCTGGCGCGGCATTATAAGCAAGAGATGGCGAACCTGACCCAGTGGGTGAATCAATTAGACAGCCAGCAATTTAGTGAAATTATCACTGCGATGGTGCGCGCATCACGTATCTTGTTACTGGGATTGCGCAACAGTTATCCGGTGGCGCTGCACCTGCGTCAGCAGTTGTTGCAGGTGCGCCCATCGGTGCAATTAATCCCGCAAGCGGGGCAGACATTAGCCGAGGAGTTGGTGGATATCACACCGCGCGATGTGGTGATTGTGGTGGCATTTCGTCGTCGTCCCCCAGTGATTCGTGAAATTTTGTTGCAAATGCAGGTGCAAGGCGCACCGACCTTATTGATTTGTGAACCTCAAGCCCAGTCATTGTTGCCATTGGCGCGCTGGTGCTTGACCACGCCACTCGATAGTGTGTCTGCCTTTGACAGTTACTCTTCCGCGATGAGTCTGGCGAATTTACTGAGCAATGCGCTGTTACATGGGATGTTGGCGCAAGGGCGGCAGAGAATTCATCAAATAACTGATTTATATGATTCTTTTGGCGAATTGGAACCGCGCTAG
- a CDS encoding gamma-glutamyltransferase family protein: MINSNMAPQGMAVTPHHLASESALAILREGGNAIEAMVAAAATIAVVYPHMNGLGGDGFWLIVPPDGNPITIDASGPAGQLATLERYRDYQHIPHRGPPAALTVAGTVGGWEEALKVASELSHNALPLRRLLTDAIRYATNGAPVTPSQAIATRAKAHELAKFTDFANVFMPQGNIPHAGEHFVQPQLGQTLNALAEQGLGSFYRGPLAEKIMADITAIEMPITAQDLAEYHPKRRTPLRLQHQHGEIFNLAPPTQGLVSLAILGLADRHSVAQMNEGQTIHTLVEATKLAFGLRDQVITDPRWMAHCPQSLLEKEPLDQLAANLNSEQAADWGGGRGPGDTVWMGVIDRNGLAVSFIQSIYHEFGSGILLPATGIVWQNRGASFSLAPHHLLALAPGKQPFHTLNPAAARLRDGRTLVYGAMGGDGQPQTQAAVFIRHVVQGLPLQQAITAPRWLLGRTWGQSSDSLKLEARFALETLNDLRQRGHQIELLPDFSEIVGHAGAIVRHPNGMLEGAFDPRSNGSAAGY, translated from the coding sequence ATGATCAACAGCAACATGGCACCGCAGGGAATGGCGGTAACCCCACATCATTTAGCCAGCGAAAGTGCGCTGGCCATATTACGTGAGGGCGGCAATGCAATTGAAGCGATGGTCGCAGCCGCGGCAACTATCGCCGTGGTTTACCCGCATATGAATGGGTTGGGCGGCGATGGCTTCTGGCTGATTGTTCCCCCTGATGGCAACCCCATCACTATTGATGCCAGTGGGCCCGCAGGCCAGCTCGCCACTCTTGAGCGCTACCGCGATTATCAACACATTCCGCACCGTGGCCCACCAGCCGCATTGACCGTAGCTGGGACTGTCGGAGGGTGGGAGGAGGCGCTCAAGGTCGCGAGTGAACTGAGTCATAATGCCTTGCCCCTGCGCCGCTTACTGACAGATGCGATTCGCTATGCAACAAACGGGGCTCCGGTCACCCCCTCACAAGCTATAGCCACCCGGGCCAAAGCGCATGAATTGGCGAAATTTACTGATTTTGCCAATGTTTTTATGCCACAAGGCAACATCCCCCATGCTGGCGAACACTTTGTTCAACCGCAACTGGGGCAAACCCTCAACGCCTTGGCGGAACAGGGGCTAGGTAGCTTTTATCGCGGCCCTCTGGCAGAAAAAATCATGGCTGACATTACCGCCATAGAAATGCCGATCACCGCGCAAGACCTGGCTGAATATCACCCCAAGCGCCGAACGCCATTGCGGTTACAGCATCAGCATGGCGAAATATTCAACCTAGCCCCACCAACTCAAGGGCTAGTATCACTGGCGATCCTCGGGCTGGCTGACCGCCACTCGGTCGCCCAAATGAATGAAGGGCAAACCATCCATACTTTAGTGGAGGCGACCAAATTAGCCTTTGGTTTACGTGATCAAGTGATTACCGACCCACGGTGGATGGCGCATTGCCCACAATCACTGCTGGAAAAAGAGCCGCTCGACCAACTGGCCGCCAATCTCAACAGTGAGCAGGCCGCCGATTGGGGGGGTGGCCGTGGGCCTGGCGATACCGTGTGGATGGGAGTTATTGACCGCAATGGGCTGGCGGTTTCCTTTATTCAGAGCATTTACCATGAATTTGGCAGCGGAATATTACTGCCCGCAACCGGCATTGTTTGGCAAAACCGTGGCGCATCTTTCAGTCTTGCCCCCCATCATCTGTTAGCGTTAGCGCCGGGAAAACAGCCATTTCATACATTAAACCCTGCCGCCGCGCGCCTGAGGGATGGCCGAACACTGGTGTATGGCGCCATGGGCGGAGATGGCCAACCGCAAACCCAAGCTGCGGTGTTTATCCGCCATGTTGTGCAGGGATTGCCCTTACAGCAGGCTATCACCGCACCGCGCTGGTTGCTGGGCCGCACCTGGGGGCAAAGCTCCGACTCGCTGAAATTAGAAGCCCGTTTTGCGCTAGAAACCCTTAATGACCTGCGCCAGCGGGGGCATCAGATAGAATTGCTACCTGATTTCAGCGAGATAGTCGGCCATGCTGGGGCGATTGTTCGCCACCCGAACGGCATGCTGGAAGGGGCATTCGACCCACGCAGCAATGGCAGCGCCGCCGGTTATTGA
- the hpxX gene encoding oxalurate catabolism protein HpxX, with product MKETSEKNGMDWAGYIQHMEILLALELDDTRRAALLLQFERIAAMAAPLMAVPLDEKQEIAGVYRL from the coding sequence ATGAAAGAAACATCAGAAAAAAATGGCATGGATTGGGCGGGTTACATTCAGCACATGGAAATTTTATTAGCATTAGAGCTGGACGACACACGCCGCGCCGCATTACTGCTGCAATTTGAGCGTATCGCCGCCATGGCCGCCCCTTTGATGGCGGTGCCCCTAGATGAAAAACAAGAAATTGCTGGGGTATATCGGCTATGA
- a CDS encoding AtzE family amidohydrolase, producing the protein MKQIAALTITQIQQALNQGELSAQEIALQTLETINAANPAINAYTHITADRMLSEAYRLDTLRAKGQALPALAAIPYAVKNLFDVAGEITLAGASLFCEQPPARQDAPVISRLSQQGAMLSGMLNMDAYAYGFTTENSHYGATHNPQQLSRIAGGSSGGSAAAVAAGLVNFSLGSDTNGSIRVPASLCGIFGLKPTFGRLSRRGTHPFVASLDSIGPMARCTQDLAAVYDAMQGMDIQDSFQSDKPVTPCSNLLTRGPQGLRSAVLGGYFQQWCDDDAKAAVLTVAKSLAAETEVEMAQSDLARSAAFIISAAEGGNQYLPALRKSPQRFEPQSRERLLAGAMLPASWYIQAQRFRHHFRQQILPLFEHWDILIAPATPCCATLIGQEMMRINDTDLPIRASMGMLTQPISFLGLPVVTVPLKTAGGLPIGIQLIAAPWREDLCLRAAYVLEQQGVVSAPVSPVIG; encoded by the coding sequence ATGAAACAGATTGCAGCACTGACCATCACGCAGATTCAGCAAGCGCTGAATCAGGGGGAATTATCTGCACAAGAAATAGCATTACAAACGCTGGAGACCATCAACGCGGCCAATCCGGCCATCAATGCTTATACCCACATCACCGCAGACCGAATGCTCAGCGAGGCTTACCGTCTGGATACCTTGCGCGCCAAAGGCCAAGCCCTACCAGCACTGGCGGCCATCCCTTACGCGGTGAAAAATCTGTTTGATGTCGCGGGAGAAATAACCCTAGCCGGTGCCAGCTTATTTTGTGAACAGCCCCCCGCCAGACAAGATGCGCCCGTCATTTCGCGCCTCTCTCAGCAGGGAGCCATGCTGTCCGGCATGTTAAATATGGATGCCTACGCCTACGGTTTTACCACTGAAAATAGCCATTACGGCGCGACCCACAACCCGCAACAGTTGAGCCGAATTGCGGGCGGCTCTTCCGGCGGTTCGGCGGCGGCCGTCGCCGCAGGGCTGGTTAATTTCTCTCTTGGTAGTGACACCAACGGCTCTATTCGGGTTCCGGCCTCATTGTGCGGTATTTTCGGGCTGAAACCGACTTTCGGCCGATTATCACGCCGGGGCACTCATCCGTTTGTCGCCAGCTTGGATAGCATCGGTCCGATGGCGCGTTGCACCCAGGATTTAGCGGCGGTGTATGATGCAATGCAAGGTATGGATATTCAGGATAGTTTTCAGTCGGATAAACCGGTCACTCCCTGCTCAAACTTACTCACTCGCGGGCCACAAGGTTTGAGAAGTGCGGTTCTGGGCGGCTATTTCCAACAATGGTGTGATGATGATGCCAAAGCGGCGGTGCTGACCGTGGCCAAAAGTTTGGCGGCGGAGACAGAAGTCGAAATGGCGCAAAGTGATTTAGCCCGTTCAGCCGCATTTATTATTAGTGCCGCCGAGGGGGGCAACCAGTACCTCCCGGCGCTGAGGAAATCCCCCCAGCGCTTTGAGCCGCAGTCACGAGAACGGCTGTTAGCCGGGGCCATGCTGCCAGCAAGTTGGTATATTCAGGCGCAACGTTTTCGCCATCATTTCCGCCAACAAATTCTGCCGTTATTTGAACATTGGGATATCTTGATTGCGCCCGCAACCCCTTGCTGCGCCACACTGATTGGTCAGGAAATGATGCGGATTAATGACACCGACCTACCCATTCGAGCCAGTATGGGCATGTTGACTCAACCCATTTCATTCCTCGGTTTGCCGGTGGTCACCGTGCCACTGAAAACTGCGGGCGGCCTGCCGATAGGCATTCAATTGATTGCCGCACCGTGGCGAGAGGATCTCTGTTTGCGCGCCGCTTATGTATTGGAACAGCAAGGGGTCGTTAGCGCCCCCGTGAGCCCGGTCATTGGATGA
- the hpxZ gene encoding oxalurate catabolism protein HpxZ: MKSEFIDRPAILAQVNEAFYRYEKALINNDIPVLDELFWHDDRTIRFGAGESLFGIDAIREFRQQRPSKGLGRTLENTVITTFGEDMAVASTEFYREDNSRIGRQMQTWVKLPCGWRIVAAHVSVISE; the protein is encoded by the coding sequence ATGAAAAGTGAATTTATCGATCGCCCCGCCATTCTGGCGCAAGTAAACGAGGCATTTTATCGCTATGAAAAAGCATTGATTAATAACGACATTCCAGTATTGGACGAGCTATTTTGGCACGATGACCGCACTATCCGTTTTGGCGCGGGGGAGAGTCTGTTTGGCATTGATGCTATTAGGGAATTTCGCCAGCAGCGCCCATCAAAAGGATTAGGACGTACTTTAGAAAATACGGTGATCACAACTTTTGGTGAGGATATGGCCGTTGCCAGCACCGAATTTTATCGTGAAGACAACTCGCGCATCGGTCGGCAGATGCAGACCTGGGTCAAATTGCCATGCGGATGGCGGATTGTGGCCGCACATGTGAGTGTGATTTCAGAATAG
- a CDS encoding cation diffusion facilitator family transporter, whose amino-acid sequence MIEKNITLDEHDNESHERFHAARKSTWVSVIVNCFLSLGQIITGLFSGSQGLIADGIHSLSDLVADFVVLIANNKSRKAVDADHHYGHYRYENGASLILGILLLLVGTGMLWSAINKIHNPESIAQVHIIALWVALSALIFKELLFRYMLAVAIRVKSSMLVANAWHARSDAASSLVVALGIIGNLLGFKFLDPVAALIVGLIVIKMGYSFTSEALHDLMDRAADSEIEDKIKSTLLSTEGVIGIHDLKTRKMGDFIIVDVHLDVNSHLSVKEGHDIAVLARNRVLKNFNVLNVMTHIDPYESDDNISSP is encoded by the coding sequence ATGATAGAAAAAAATATAACTTTAGATGAGCATGATAATGAATCTCATGAACGTTTTCATGCTGCTCGAAAAAGTACTTGGGTGAGTGTGATTGTAAATTGCTTTTTAAGTCTGGGGCAGATAATCACCGGGCTATTTTCAGGTTCACAAGGATTGATTGCGGATGGTATTCATTCACTTTCTGATCTGGTTGCCGATTTTGTGGTGCTGATAGCAAATAATAAAAGCAGAAAAGCCGTCGATGCCGATCACCATTATGGCCATTACCGCTATGAAAATGGGGCATCATTAATTCTGGGGATTTTATTATTATTAGTGGGCACCGGAATGTTGTGGTCGGCAATAAATAAAATCCACAATCCAGAATCTATTGCTCAAGTACATATTATAGCTCTCTGGGTTGCACTATCTGCGTTAATTTTCAAAGAGTTGCTTTTTCGTTATATGCTGGCTGTTGCCATTAGAGTCAAATCCAGCATGTTAGTTGCAAATGCCTGGCATGCCCGATCCGATGCAGCCTCTTCATTAGTTGTCGCACTGGGGATTATTGGTAATCTATTAGGGTTTAAATTTCTCGACCCGGTGGCTGCTCTTATTGTCGGATTGATAGTCATTAAGATGGGATACTCATTTACATCAGAAGCCTTGCACGACTTAATGGATAGAGCAGCTGACAGTGAAATTGAAGATAAAATAAAATCAACATTACTCTCTACTGAAGGTGTGATAGGAATTCATGATTTAAAAACAAGGAAAATGGGTGATTTCATTATTGTTGATGTTCATTTAGATGTTAATAGCCACTTATCTGTTAAAGAGGGTCATGATATCGCCGTTTTGGCCAGAAATAGAGTGTTAAAAAACTTTAATGTCTTAAATGTTATGACACATATAGATCCCTATGAGAGTGACGACAATATTTCATCGCCTTAA
- a CDS encoding MFS transporter, producing the protein MTQKTENAGLSPALIVLMSAATGLAVASNYYAQPLLETIAQAFNLSVNQAGFIVTAAQLGYAVGLMFLVPLGDMFERRGLIVGMTLLAAGGMLITAMSQNLTMMIVGTALTGLFSVVAQLLVPLAATLAAPEKRGKVVGIIMSGLLLGILLARTVAGALASIGGWRTIYWVASVLMIMMALTLWRYLPRYKLHTGLNYGQLLRSIFSLFIRTPVLRTRALLGALSFANFSVLWTSMAFLLAAPPFSYSEATIGLFGLVGAAGALMATKAGQLADKGKARITTSVGLVLLLLSWIPIALGQHSIIALIIGIIVLDLAVQGVHVTNQSVIYRMMPEARNRLTAGYMTTYFIGGALGSLISAAAYQHAGWYGVATAGLVLCILNMATWLAGKRFDPPANLPVE; encoded by the coding sequence ATGACACAAAAAACCGAAAACGCCGGTTTAAGCCCAGCATTGATTGTATTGATGTCGGCCGCCACCGGACTGGCGGTTGCCAGTAACTATTATGCCCAGCCACTGCTGGAAACTATCGCCCAAGCCTTTAATCTTTCAGTCAATCAAGCCGGTTTTATCGTCACCGCCGCCCAGCTAGGTTATGCAGTTGGATTAATGTTTTTGGTTCCGTTAGGGGACATGTTTGAGCGGCGCGGGTTGATTGTTGGCATGACGCTGTTGGCCGCGGGCGGGATGTTAATTACCGCCATGTCACAAAATCTCACCATGATGATTGTCGGTACCGCCCTCACGGGTTTGTTTTCTGTCGTGGCGCAATTGCTGGTGCCCTTAGCTGCCACACTGGCGGCTCCAGAAAAACGTGGCAAAGTCGTCGGCATTATCATGAGCGGTCTATTGCTGGGTATTTTGCTGGCACGAACGGTGGCGGGTGCTTTGGCATCTATTGGGGGCTGGCGCACCATTTATTGGGTTGCCAGCGTATTGATGATAATGATGGCGCTCACTCTATGGCGCTATCTGCCCCGCTATAAGCTGCATACTGGCCTGAATTATGGTCAATTGCTCCGCTCAATATTTTCTCTGTTTATTCGGACTCCGGTGCTGCGCACTCGCGCCTTACTGGGGGCACTGTCATTTGCCAACTTCAGTGTCTTGTGGACGTCAATGGCTTTCCTGCTCGCGGCCCCACCTTTTAGCTACTCAGAGGCAACTATCGGGCTATTTGGTCTGGTCGGGGCTGCCGGGGCATTAATGGCCACCAAAGCAGGCCAATTGGCCGATAAAGGAAAAGCCCGCATCACCACCAGTGTCGGCTTGGTATTATTGTTATTGTCATGGATACCCATTGCGTTGGGGCAGCATTCCATTATTGCGCTGATTATCGGAATTATCGTGTTAGACCTTGCGGTGCAAGGGGTGCATGTGACCAATCAGAGTGTGATATACCGCATGATGCCGGAAGCCAGAAACCGCTTAACCGCGGGCTATATGACCACCTACTTTATTGGCGGTGCCTTAGGCTCCCTTATTTCTGCCGCTGCCTATCAACATGCCGGCTGGTATGGCGTGGCCACGGCCGGGCTGGTGCTGTGTATCTTGAACATGGCCACTTGGCTCGCGGGTAAACGATTTGATCCCCCGGCAAATCTCCCAGTAGAGTGA
- a CDS encoding AzlC family ABC transporter permease yields MQSQITNAPATTQSTATFTEGITDSLPIVIGYLPVAFAFGLSSVKLGFTPWEGIFFSCIIYAGASQFVITALLSAGMSLWVSALTVMAMDIRHILYGPALKHRIVTKMSGKKTALWAFGLTDEVFAAATTKLMKDQRRWSENWMLGIAFTSWLSWVAGTAIGAMFGNGPLENYPAIEASLSFMLPALFLSFLLAAFKRQYSLTVIASLTGALLGVLLFSIPVAILAGIGGGCLAALLQPARDDVIEHQETDTEEPK; encoded by the coding sequence ATGCAAAGCCAAATCACCAACGCGCCCGCAACGACTCAATCGACAGCTACATTCACTGAGGGAATAACTGACAGCCTCCCCATTGTTATCGGTTATTTACCGGTAGCTTTCGCCTTCGGTTTGAGTTCGGTAAAACTTGGCTTTACCCCGTGGGAGGGTATCTTCTTCTCCTGCATCATTTATGCTGGAGCCAGCCAATTTGTTATTACCGCCCTGCTCAGTGCCGGAATGTCGCTGTGGGTTTCCGCATTGACGGTGATGGCAATGGATATCCGCCATATCTTGTACGGGCCAGCACTGAAACACCGCATTGTCACTAAGATGTCCGGTAAAAAAACCGCCCTGTGGGCCTTTGGCTTGACGGATGAAGTGTTTGCCGCCGCGACAACTAAGCTGATGAAAGATCAACGGCGCTGGAGCGAGAATTGGATGCTCGGCATCGCATTCACCTCTTGGCTATCCTGGGTGGCAGGCACCGCTATCGGGGCCATGTTTGGCAATGGCCCGCTGGAGAATTACCCGGCTATTGAAGCTTCTTTGTCCTTTATGTTACCCGCGCTGTTCCTCAGCTTCCTGTTGGCGGCATTTAAACGCCAATACAGCCTAACCGTTATTGCTTCGCTGACGGGTGCTTTGCTCGGCGTGTTGTTGTTCTCTATTCCGGTGGCGATTTTGGCCGGTATTGGGGGCGGATGTCTGGCGGCCTTACTCCAACCGGCTCGCGATGACGTCATCGAACACCAAGAGACTGATACCGAGGAGCCGAAGT